One window of Paludibacter propionicigenes WB4 genomic DNA carries:
- a CDS encoding glycosyltransferase: MVQNKISVCYVVSSLCNEGPVNVMYNIIKYINFDFFKVSIITLVPEKETTRINDFSSLPIDIQQLSPQEFLNPLRMFVDLNKVIKNIQPDILHTHCPRSMFLVPFLSERYKKIETVHIYPGIQQKIKYGALKGSAVILLSHFFTSRMDLPIACSESVAESYWQEKRIKMLAIPNGCSFPVWKSSPYERATLRKQLGLKDNIRYFIFVGRFSKEKGPDLLVELFTKMNRKDIGIILLGNGEMYEDLKKYESDLILLLGFKSNVSDYLRASDFYISASDTEGLSNSQLESMAAGLPCVVSDIPSHREVMRKANKLIGYLYDKSNTASLIKAIDNVLLLDANSTSLYIQQLFEEYYTAKRMSILYQDEYKRIMTFTAT, translated from the coding sequence ATGGTTCAAAATAAAATATCTGTTTGCTATGTGGTTTCTTCATTGTGTAACGAGGGACCTGTCAATGTAATGTACAATATTATAAAATATATTAATTTTGATTTTTTTAAAGTCTCGATTATTACATTAGTTCCAGAAAAAGAAACAACAAGAATCAATGACTTCTCCAGTCTTCCTATAGATATTCAACAGTTATCACCCCAAGAGTTTCTTAATCCGTTGCGAATGTTTGTTGATTTAAATAAAGTAATTAAGAATATCCAACCAGACATTCTTCATACACACTGCCCTCGATCGATGTTTTTGGTACCATTTCTTTCTGAAAGGTATAAAAAAATTGAAACAGTTCATATTTATCCGGGAATCCAGCAAAAAATTAAATATGGTGCATTGAAAGGTTCTGCAGTTATTCTTCTAAGCCATTTTTTTACTTCAAGAATGGATTTACCAATTGCGTGTTCCGAAAGTGTTGCAGAATCCTATTGGCAGGAAAAGAGAATTAAAATGCTGGCTATTCCCAACGGATGTTCCTTTCCTGTTTGGAAATCATCGCCATACGAGCGAGCGACTTTGAGGAAGCAACTAGGGTTAAAGGATAATATTAGGTATTTTATATTTGTTGGTAGATTTTCAAAAGAAAAGGGTCCTGATTTACTAGTAGAATTATTTACAAAGATGAACCGTAAAGATATTGGAATCATTCTTCTTGGAAATGGCGAAATGTATGAAGATTTAAAAAAATACGAATCTGATTTGATTCTTTTACTAGGTTTTAAAAGTAATGTTTCAGACTATTTAAGGGCTTCAGACTTTTATATTTCGGCATCCGATACTGAAGGTTTATCAAACTCTCAATTGGAAAGTATGGCTGCAGGATTACCTTGTGTAGTGTCTGACATCCCTTCTCACCGAGAAGTTATGCGTAAAGCAAATAAATTAATTGGATACCTTTACGACAAAAGTAATACTGCAAGTTTGATAAAAGCCATAGATAATGTTCTTTTACTGGATGCTAATTCTACGTCATTATATATACAACAGCTATTTGAAGAATATTATACAGCAAAGCGAATGTCAATCTTATATCAGGACGAGTATAAAAGAATCATGACATTTACTGCAACTTAA
- a CDS encoding glycosyltransferase family 2 protein: MNQLPQVSIITVGMNHLDYIVKLYQSLFRDNKPTINFEAIYVDNCSTDGSVEYITINYPSIKVIQNQQPCGFGENNNIGVFASRGKYIAIINPDIILFKGSLDKLFHYAESSNNFGIIVPKLLNSNLTFQHSVRSFINLKILFYRALSRGKDESINSIIYNYLRKDIDVSQCQFVDWALGAALFLSREHFARLKGFDLDYFLYMEDEDLCLRSWKLGKPVIYYPESTMIHNHQRASSKFGKKTLLHVKSMLMYFKKHGLSSQNFRLYTEQSENGIFEN, encoded by the coding sequence ATGAACCAATTGCCCCAAGTATCTATCATAACTGTTGGAATGAATCATCTCGACTATATAGTAAAACTCTATCAGTCATTATTTAGAGATAATAAACCCACAATTAATTTTGAAGCTATCTATGTTGACAATTGTTCAACAGATGGCAGTGTTGAATATATTACTATAAATTATCCAAGTATAAAAGTTATTCAAAACCAGCAACCATGTGGATTTGGAGAAAATAATAACATCGGTGTATTTGCCTCTAGAGGTAAATATATAGCAATAATAAATCCAGACATTATCCTTTTTAAAGGAAGTCTTGATAAGCTGTTTCATTATGCAGAATCATCAAATAATTTTGGAATTATTGTACCTAAGCTACTTAACTCGAATTTAACATTTCAACATTCTGTACGTTCATTCATTAATTTGAAAATTTTATTCTATAGAGCCTTGTCAAGAGGTAAAGATGAATCTATTAATTCAATTATTTACAATTACTTGCGTAAAGATATAGATGTGTCCCAATGTCAATTCGTAGATTGGGCTCTTGGTGCTGCACTTTTTTTGTCGCGTGAGCATTTTGCTAGATTGAAAGGATTTGATTTAGATTATTTTTTGTACATGGAGGACGAAGACCTTTGTTTAAGGTCATGGAAGTTAGGAAAGCCAGTTATTTATTATCCTGAATCTACTATGATTCACAATCATCAAAGAGCTAGTTCAAAATTTGGAAAGAAAACATTACTTCATGTAAAAAGTATGTTGATGTATTTTAAGAAACATGGGCTAAGTTCTCAAAATTTTAGACTGTACACAGAGCAATCTGAAAATGGTATTTTTGAAAATTAA
- the rfbA gene encoding glucose-1-phosphate thymidylyltransferase RfbA — MKGIVLAGGSGKRLYPITKGVSKQLLPVYDKPMIYYPISVLMLAGIKEILIISTLQDLFGFQRLLGDGSDFGVSFEYAEQPSPDGLAQAFLIGEEFIGTDSVCLVLGDNIFYGQSFSKTLADAVSNVDQQKATVFGYYVNDPERYGVAEFNKEGTVLSIEEKPEHPKSNYAVVGLYFYPNKVVEVAKRIKPSARGELEITTVNQEFLKVKELKVQLLGRGFAWLDTGTHDSLSEASTFVEVIEKRQGLRIACLEEIAYRKGWIAKEKLIALAQPMKKNQYGQYLLQLEK, encoded by the coding sequence ATGAAAGGAATAGTTTTAGCCGGAGGCTCCGGTAAACGTTTATATCCCATTACGAAGGGAGTGAGTAAACAACTGCTACCGGTATATGACAAACCGATGATTTATTATCCTATATCGGTGTTGATGTTGGCTGGAATAAAGGAAATTCTGATTATTTCAACTCTACAAGATTTGTTCGGGTTTCAACGCCTCCTTGGCGATGGTTCAGACTTTGGTGTATCGTTTGAGTATGCCGAACAACCTTCTCCCGATGGATTAGCGCAGGCTTTTTTGATAGGCGAGGAGTTTATTGGTACCGATTCGGTATGTCTGGTATTGGGCGATAATATTTTTTACGGACAAAGCTTTAGTAAAACTTTAGCCGATGCTGTGAGCAATGTGGATCAACAAAAAGCCACGGTGTTTGGCTATTATGTGAATGATCCGGAGCGTTACGGTGTAGCTGAGTTTAATAAAGAAGGTACTGTGTTAAGCATCGAAGAGAAGCCAGAGCATCCCAAATCGAATTACGCGGTGGTAGGCCTTTATTTTTATCCGAACAAAGTAGTAGAGGTAGCCAAACGTATAAAACCATCTGCACGAGGTGAGTTGGAAATAACAACGGTCAATCAGGAATTTCTGAAGGTGAAGGAATTAAAAGTACAATTATTGGGACGTGGTTTTGCCTGGTTAGATACCGGCACACACGATTCGCTATCGGAAGCCTCCACTTTTGTGGAAGTTATTGAAAAAAGACAAGGATTAAGAATAGCCTGTCTGGAAGAAATTGCTTATCGCAAAGGTTGGATTGCTAAAGAAAAACTGATTGCACTGGCTCAACCCATGAAGAAAAATCAATACGGACAATATCTGTTGCAATTAGAGAAATAG
- the rfbC gene encoding dTDP-4-dehydrorhamnose 3,5-epimerase, producing the protein MNIIKTKLEGVCIIEPVVFADERGYFFESFSQKEFEEKVCKTVFVQDNESKSTYGVLRGLHYQKPPYAQSKLVRVVKGKVLDVALDIRRGSPTFGQHVAVELSEENKRQFFVPRGFAHGFVVLSEDVIFQYKCDNFYAPKNEGALAWDDADLSIDWKIPSGDVILSEKDKHHSSLKEMKLVFDYKINQYE; encoded by the coding sequence ATGAATATAATAAAAACAAAGCTTGAAGGGGTCTGTATTATTGAACCTGTGGTATTTGCTGATGAGAGAGGATACTTTTTTGAGTCTTTTTCGCAAAAAGAATTTGAAGAGAAAGTATGTAAAACGGTATTTGTTCAAGATAACGAGTCTAAATCGACTTATGGTGTTTTGCGGGGGCTACATTATCAAAAACCGCCTTATGCACAATCCAAACTGGTACGCGTAGTGAAAGGGAAGGTGTTGGATGTTGCCTTAGATATTCGTAGAGGTTCACCAACATTTGGACAGCATGTAGCCGTTGAGCTAAGTGAAGAGAATAAACGACAATTCTTTGTACCCAGAGGTTTTGCCCATGGCTTTGTGGTATTGAGTGAAGATGTTATTTTTCAGTATAAATGCGATAATTTCTATGCGCCTAAAAACGAAGGAGCTTTAGCTTGGGATGATGCAGACTTGAGTATTGACTGGAAGATTCCGAGCGGAGATGTAATTTTATCGGAAAAGGATAAACATCATTCGTCATTAAAGGAAATGAAGTTAGTATTTGACTATAAAATTAATCAATATGAGTAA
- the rfbD gene encoding dTDP-4-dehydrorhamnose reductase, whose protein sequence is MSKILVTGANGQLGNEMRKLAPISKTNTFIFTDIEELDITNQEAIRILIQQEQIEIIVNCAAYTNVDKAEDDSEMANLINNKAVENLAIVCQDVGATLIHVSTDYVFQGTKNTPCREDEQTNPLGVYGQTKLAGEQSVQNSGCKYLIFRTAWLYSAFGSNFVKTMIRLTDEREKLSVVFDQVGTPTYAGDLAALIFQTIETKQYETLNGIYHYSNEGVCSWYDFAIEIAALAAHDTCDIQPCHSDEFPSKVKRPAFSVLDKTKVKADFNCKVPHWKVSLQKCMKELEGSF, encoded by the coding sequence ATGAGTAAAATATTAGTAACAGGAGCCAATGGCCAGTTGGGCAATGAAATGCGGAAGCTTGCTCCCATCTCAAAAACGAATACATTCATTTTTACGGATATTGAGGAATTGGATATTACCAATCAAGAAGCAATTCGAATTTTGATTCAGCAAGAACAAATAGAGATAATAGTAAATTGTGCTGCTTACACCAATGTTGATAAGGCAGAGGATGATAGTGAAATGGCGAATTTGATCAACAACAAAGCAGTTGAAAATCTGGCTATAGTCTGTCAGGATGTTGGTGCGACATTGATTCATGTTTCAACCGACTATGTATTTCAAGGCACTAAAAATACACCCTGTCGGGAAGATGAACAGACTAATCCGCTTGGTGTTTATGGCCAAACAAAACTAGCAGGTGAGCAGTCTGTTCAAAACAGCGGCTGTAAGTATTTAATTTTTCGTACTGCTTGGTTGTACTCTGCCTTTGGAAGCAATTTTGTAAAAACGATGATTCGCTTGACTGACGAACGGGAAAAACTATCAGTAGTCTTTGATCAGGTAGGTACTCCGACTTATGCCGGAGATTTAGCTGCCCTTATTTTCCAAACTATTGAAACAAAGCAGTACGAAACATTGAATGGTATTTATCATTATAGCAACGAAGGGGTATGCTCCTGGTATGATTTTGCAATTGAGATAGCCGCATTGGCTGCGCACGATACATGTGATATACAGCCTTGCCATTCGGATGAATTTCCCAGCAAGGTGAAACGTCCGGCCTTTTCAGTACTCGATAAAACCAAAGTCAAAGCTGATTTTAATTGTAAGGTACCACATTGGAAAGTTTCTTTACAAAAGTGTATGAAGGAGCTGGAAGGAAGTTTCTGA
- a CDS encoding transferase hexapeptide repeat containing protein yields the protein MDNNLCKNGIQASSDTSYIRIRNFMWPFLNKTIFRLFPTWLRFPRIMLLRIFGAKLAKTVIISRTTTIYHPWNLEMDHLSIIGSNSNIYCDDKIKIGKQCRIGSNVNIATQDHSDKTFIQTKGITVIGNGCWISAGCSIRQGVNLGQYTMVGAQSLVVSDTEPFMTVSGSPAKEINKAIINYC from the coding sequence ATGGATAATAATCTATGTAAAAATGGTATACAAGCTAGTTCAGATACAAGTTATATTCGAATTAGGAACTTTATGTGGCCATTTTTAAATAAAACAATATTTAGGCTTTTCCCAACATGGCTAAGATTCCCAAGAATTATGCTTCTAAGAATATTTGGAGCCAAACTTGCAAAAACAGTCATTATCAGTAGAACAACCACAATTTATCATCCATGGAATTTAGAGATGGATCATTTATCAATTATAGGTAGTAACTCTAATATTTATTGTGATGATAAAATTAAAATTGGTAAACAATGTCGCATTGGTAGCAATGTGAATATTGCAACTCAGGATCATAGCGACAAAACTTTTATCCAAACTAAAGGCATCACAGTCATAGGTAACGGTTGTTGGATTTCTGCAGGTTGTAGTATCAGACAGGGAGTGAATCTGGGTCAATATACCATGGTAGGTGCTCAATCCTTAGTCGTGTCTGATACAGAGCCTTTTATGACTGTTTCTGGGAGTCCTGCCAAGGAGATAAATAAAGCAATTATAAATTACTGTTAA
- a CDS encoding sugar transferase translates to MINKRELWLSLLMTFVQIIITILIFIFTESFFTEEVFSFNEKVILLSQIAVIWGAFIYKLRLGIIFRASSVFSMLRGYAATVFFGSLFLLLELEFVPYLRNINHSFQYLSIFFTADLLLLICFKFILYYSMCYLRKRGYNTRNVIIVGDESSHSFIKSFIKAEDWGYSLLAIISPDEIFKETYKKAHIIKNQDTLKRYITLYPVDDVFYCLPLSDKRYNLEQMISELNEIGVRLHIMQHFFKQKMNFDYTINPIFDHNFITHQTTSENYIGLKIKGILDILLSTAVLFISSPVIFLLAVSIKLQDGGSIFFKQERIGQNGRRFYCYKFRTMVSNAEELKEKLLEKNEADGPVFKIVNDPRITKLGHILRKTSLDELPQFLNVIKGDMSIVGPRPPLLKEVQQYKRHQLRRLSMKPGITCIWQVWGRHKVTFNEWMDMDLEYIDNWSLLLDIKIMIATAGVIFKPNGQ, encoded by the coding sequence ATGATAAATAAAAGAGAATTATGGTTATCTCTATTAATGACTTTTGTCCAAATAATAATCACAATTTTAATATTTATATTCACAGAAAGTTTTTTTACAGAAGAGGTCTTTAGTTTTAATGAAAAAGTAATTCTGCTAAGCCAAATAGCAGTAATATGGGGTGCATTTATATACAAACTGCGTTTAGGTATTATTTTTAGAGCAAGTTCGGTATTTAGCATGTTGCGTGGGTATGCAGCAACAGTATTTTTTGGCTCTTTATTTTTACTTCTTGAATTAGAATTTGTTCCCTATTTACGGAATATAAATCATTCATTTCAATACTTATCAATATTTTTCACTGCTGATCTCTTGCTCTTAATATGCTTTAAGTTTATTTTATATTACTCAATGTGCTACCTCAGAAAAAGAGGATACAATACAAGAAATGTAATTATAGTTGGCGATGAAAGTTCACATTCTTTTATCAAGTCATTTATAAAAGCTGAAGATTGGGGCTATAGCTTATTAGCTATTATATCACCTGATGAAATATTCAAAGAAACTTATAAAAAGGCTCATATAATAAAGAATCAAGATACACTCAAACGCTATATAACACTTTACCCTGTCGATGATGTTTTTTATTGCCTCCCTTTGAGTGATAAACGGTATAATTTGGAACAAATGATCTCTGAGTTAAACGAAATAGGAGTCAGACTGCATATTATGCAGCATTTTTTTAAACAAAAAATGAATTTTGATTATACGATTAATCCGATATTCGATCATAATTTTATAACTCACCAAACCACTTCTGAGAATTATATTGGTTTGAAGATAAAGGGGATTCTGGATATTTTACTGAGTACAGCTGTACTGTTTATATCTTCACCTGTAATTTTCTTATTAGCAGTTTCAATTAAACTTCAGGATGGAGGATCAATATTTTTCAAACAAGAACGGATAGGACAAAATGGTCGCAGATTTTACTGTTATAAATTTCGTACTATGGTGAGTAATGCAGAAGAACTTAAGGAAAAACTATTAGAAAAAAATGAAGCCGACGGGCCTGTTTTTAAAATTGTAAATGATCCAAGAATAACAAAATTAGGACATATACTCCGCAAAACATCTTTGGATGAATTGCCTCAGTTTCTGAATGTTATCAAAGGTGACATGTCCATTGTAGGACCACGTCCGCCACTCCTTAAAGAAGTGCAACAATATAAACGACATCAATTACGTCGCCTCAGTATGAAGCCTGGCATTACTTGTATATGGCAGGTTTGGGGACGTCATAAGGTAACATTTAATGAATGGATGGATATGGATTTGGAATATATTGATAATTGGTCACTCCTTCTGGATATTAAAATAATGATTGCGACTGCAGGTGTGATTTTTAAACCAAATGGACAATAA